In Brachypodium distachyon strain Bd21 chromosome 2, Brachypodium_distachyon_v3.0, whole genome shotgun sequence, one genomic interval encodes:
- the LOC100845179 gene encoding Werner Syndrome-like exonuclease encodes MATDTYVTDVTFEENVIITTVTSSGVAVEGWLREIRSFLGDLVVGLDVEWRPSRCSSQNPVALLQLCVGHRCLIFQLLHADFVPPALSEFLADLNVRFVGVGVQDDVERLSDDHELNVANAKDLRELAADGFHMPELRQAGLQAIARTVMGANLQKPQRVRMGPWDAYCLSHEQIKYACIDAFVSFEIGRKLLTGDYPPMG; translated from the coding sequence ATGGCCACCGATACGTACGTCACCGACGTGACATTCGAAGAGAACGTGATCATCACCACCGTCACGTCCTCCGGCGTGGCCGTGGAGGGCTGGCTCCGTGAGATCCGCTCCTTCCTCGGAGACCTCGTCGTCGGGCTCGACGTCGAGTGGCGCCCCAGCCGCTGCAGCTCGCAGAACCCCGTCGCGCTCCTGCAGCTCTGCGTCGGGCACCGCTGCCTCATCTTCCAGCTCCTCCACGCCGACTTCGTCCCCCCGGCCCTGTCGGAGTTCCTCGCGGACCTCAACGTCCGcttcgtcggcgtcggcgtgcaGGACGACGTCGAGCGCCTGAGCGATGACCACGAGCTCAACGTGGCCAACGCGAAGGACCTGCGCGAGCTCGCGGCGGACGGGTTTCACATGCCTGAGCTCCGCCAGGCCGGGCTGCAGGCCATCGCGCGGACCGTCATGGGAGCCAACCTTCAGAAGCCGCAGAGGGTGAGGATGGGCCCGTGGGACGCCTACTGCCTCTCCCACGAGCAGATCAAGTACGCCTGCATCGACGCATTCGTCTCCTTCGAGATCGGCCGGAAGCTGCTCACCGGCGACTATCCTCCAATGGGTTAA
- the LOC100845789 gene encoding Werner Syndrome-like exonuclease: MATETYVTPVAFEGYVITATVTSSGKAVEDWIQEIYSSYHRLLHKLIVGLDVEWRPSYSRVQNRVALLQLCVGRHCLIFQLLHADYIPEALEEFLDDPDFRFVDVGVQDDADRLSQDHDVDVANTEDLRQLAADGFHMPALRQSVMGANLQKPHRVRMGPWDASCLSQEQIEYACIDAFVSFEIGRKLLTGDYP; this comes from the coding sequence ATGGCCACCGAGACGTACGTAACCCCAGTGGCCTTCGAGGGGTACGTGATCACGGCCACCGTCACGTCCTCCGGCAAGGCCGTGGAGGACTGGATCCAGGAGATCTACTCCAGTTACCACCGACTCCTCCACAAACTCATCGTCGGGCTCGACGTCGAGTGGCGCCCTAGCTACAGCAGGGTGCAGAACCGCGTCGCGCTCCTGCAGCTCTGCGTCGGCCGCCACTGCCTCATCTTCCAGCTCCTCCACGCCGACTACATCCCCGAGGCCCTGGAAGAGTTCCTCGACGACCCCGACTTCCGCTTCGTCGACGTCGGCGTCCAGGACGACGCCGACCGCCTGAGCCAAGACCACGACGTCGACGTGGCCAACACGGAGGACCTGCGCCAGCTCGCGGCGGACGGGTTTCACATGCCTGCGCTCCGCCAGTCCGTCATGGGAGCGAACCTTCAGAAGCCGCATAGGGTGAGGATGGGCCCGTGGGACGCCTCCTGTCTCTCGCAGGAGCAGATCGAGTACGCCTGCATCGACGCATTCGTCTCCTTCGAGATCGGCCGGAAGCTGCTCACCGGCGACTATCCTTGA